In Uranotaenia lowii strain MFRU-FL chromosome 2, ASM2978415v1, whole genome shotgun sequence, one genomic interval encodes:
- the LOC129745263 gene encoding digestive cysteine proteinase 1, whose protein sequence is MRPLFVLVSCLAVAALATNPPKWPSVYSISGILHIPYVEIDEPFYAWYDSENQRSRIDYYGGMVKTYQLTKDGEYGTSLKVAPVTMKEFQNKETCLQVNGTSENRISMQSILPETKDFKLDGTEHRNGFKCDRFVFEEEIGETHNTYTLWVRYVKSPKYPASRLPIPVRFEMRGYNILLGSHYDHYYLEYDTYDHQEIPASVFQVDTSEPCIGFPGPGKGHYATFNPMQEFIHPRSEEHLDNEFGRFKNKHGKAYGSNEEHQRRRESFRQNLRFIHSHNRAGKKFTVAVNHLADRSSEELQALRGFRSSNIYNGGQPFPYKTEDFKDALPESLDWRIRGAVTPVKDQSVCGSCWSFGTTGHLESAYFLKTKKLMRFSQQALVDCSWGYGNNGCDGGEDFRAYQWIMEMGGIPQEDQYGGYLGQDGYCHVENMTMYAPITGWVNVTSGDKEAMKLALFKHGPLSIAIDAGHRSFAFYSNGVYYEPECHSKLEELDHAVLAVGYGTLDGEEYFLIKNSWSNYWGNDGYALMAAKDNNCGVTTDATYVLM, encoded by the exons ATGCGGCCGTTGTTTGTACTGGTTAGCTGCCTTGCGGTGGCAG CGCTGGCTACCAATCCACCGAAGTGGCCGAGCGTCTACTCGATCAGTGGCATCCTGCACATTCCGTACGTGGAGATCGATGAACCATTTTACGCGTGGTACGATAGCGAAAATCAGCGATCTCGTATCGATTACTACGGTGGTATGGTTAAGACGTACCAGCTAACAAAGGATGGTGAATATGGAACCTCGCTCAAGGTGGCCCCCGTTACCATGAAGGAGTTCCAGAACAAGGAAACCTGCCTGCAGGTGAACGGAACCTCGGAAAATCGCATCTCCATGCAGTCCATTCTCCCGGAAACTAAGGACTTCAAGTTGGATG gaaCCGAGCACCGAAATGGCTTCAAATGCGATCGGTTTGTCTTCGAAGAAGAGATCGGCGAGACGCACAACACCTACACCCTGTGGGTTCGGTATGTGAAGTCTCCGAAGTACCCGGCCTCCCGGTTGCCAATTCCAGTCCGCTTCGAAATGCGAGGATACAACATTCTGCTCGGATCTCACTACGATCATTACTATCTGGAGTACGATACCTACGATCACCAGGAGATTCCGGCTTCCGTCTTCCAAGTGGATACCT ctgAACCGTGCATTGGCTTCCCAGGACCAGGTAAGGGACACTACGCCACCTTCAACCCGATGCAGGAATTCATCCATCCACGGTCGGAGGAACATCTGGACAATGAGTTCGGTCGTTTCAAGAACAAGCACGGCAAAGCCTACGGCAGCAACGAGGAGCACCAGCGGCGTCGCGAATCTTTCCGTCAGAACTTGCGCTTTATCCATTCGCACAATCGGGCTGGCAAGAAGTTTACCGTTGCGGTGAACCACCTGGCTGATCGCAGCAGTGAAGAACTCCAGGCACTGCGTGGATTCCGTTCGTCGAATATCTATAACGGAGGACAGCCCTTCCCCTACAAAACGGAAGACTTCAAGGATGCCCTACCGGAAAGCTTGGATTGGCGTATTCGCGGAGCTGTGACCCCGGTCAAGGATCAATCGGTTTGCGGATCTTGCTGGTCGTTCGGAACAACTGGTCACCTTGAATCGGCTTATTTCCTGAAGACCAAGAAATTGATGCGGTTCTCTCAGCAAGCCCTGGTCGATTGTTCGTGGGGTTATGGCAACAACGGCTGTGATGGAGGAGAAGACTTCCGGGCCTACCAATGGATCATGGAAATGGGAGGTATCCCGCAGGAAGACCAGTACGGTGGCTATTTGGGACAGGATGGATACTGCCACGTGGAGAACATGACCATGTACGCTCCGATCACTGGCTGGGTGAATGTCACTTCCGGAGATAAGGAGGCCATGAAGCTGGCCCTGTTCAAGCACGGTCCGCTGTCGATTGCGATCGATGCTGGCCATAGGTCGTTCGCGTTCTACTCCAATGGTGTCTACTACGAGCCGGAATGCCACAGCAAACTTGAGGAACTGGATCACGCTGTCCTAGCGGTAGGATACGGAACGTTGGACGGCGAGGAATACTTTTTGATCAAGAACTCGTGGTCCAACTACTGGGGCAACGACGGGTATGCCTTGATGGCGGCGAAGGACAACAATTGTGGAGTCACCACCGATGCCACGTACGTCCTCATGTAG
- the LOC129747496 gene encoding 39S ribosomal protein L39, mitochondrial yields MALKSSVTGLSRFQFHPQRFFTMSPRLSTLASELFTKEQNRQREKVGRIEKIEIRYLGTPQDTTLIMNRNLSTPYDCARHIGEKYCRMSALALLDNNTPWDMRRPLEDSCTLQLLNFTSAEPHLANKAFWRTCSFLLGAILQKSFKPEAGLLLHSFPKPNIKTGSFVHDIALAKSGWKPTVQELRALSIEMIKLAQQDLPIERLDVSLELAQEMFSDNPLKLEQIPSISGQHNGSITVYRVGEHLDISKGPMISSTGLLGKCTIGAVHAVPKIEADKHALYRVQGVALPVGLHLNHFAYGVLEDRAKKLNPAKLPNEPYEETLAEQVA; encoded by the exons ATGGCTTTGAAAAGCTCAGTCACCGGTTTGAGTCGCTTTCAGTTCCACCCACAAC GATTTTTTACGATGTCTCCTAGGCTCAGCACCTTAGCTAGTGAGCTATTCACCAAAGAACAAAACCGGCAGAGGGAAAAAGTGGGtcgaattgaaaaaatcgaaatccgCTATCTGGGTACCCCTCAGGACACCACCCTGATCATGAACCGCAATCTATCGACGCCATACGATTGTGCTAGAC atatcggtgaaaagtactGCCGGATGTCGGCACTGGCCCTGCTCGATAACAACACTCCCTGGGACATGCGCCGCCCTTTGGAGGATTCCTGTACCCTGCAGCTGCTAAATTTTACGTCTGCCGAGCCACATCTGGCAAACAAAGCCTTCTGGAGGACGTGCTCATTCCTGTTAGGGGCCATTCTGCAGAAAAGCTTCAAGCCGGAAGCCGGACTGCTTTTGCACAGTTTTCCCAAACCCAACA TCAAAACTGGTAGCTTTGTGCATGACATCGCCCTTGCTAAGAGCGGTTGGAAACCAACGGTTCAAGAACTGCGTGCTCTTTCGATCGAAATGATCAAGTTAGCTCAGCAGGACCTACCGATTGAAAGGTTGGATGTAAGTTTAGAACTGGCCCAGGAAATGTTCAGTGATAACCCCTTGAAGCTGGAGCAGATTCCTAGTATATCTGGGCAACATAATGGATCTATAACGGTGTACCGGGTAGGAGAGCATTTGGACATCAGTAAAGGGCCAATGATCAGTTCAACTGGGTTGCTGGGTAAATGCACGATAGGAGCGGTGCACGCTGTTCCTAAAATCGAGGCCGATAAACACGCTCTGTATCGCGTTCAGGGTGTCGCCCTTCCCGTCGGATTGCATTTGAATCACTTTGCTTATGGAGTGCTGGAGGATCGCGCGAAAAAATTG AATCCAGCCAAACTTCCAAATGAGCCATACGAGGAAACCTTAGCTGAACAAGTAGCTTGA